GTCCGGCGCATGGTCAGCGGCGCGCGCGCCGCGCGTGCAGCATGGCGGTGGAAGAGTGGCGCTTACGGTCCCCCACGATGGCCACGCGCCCGCCGCAGGCCTCGACCGCGTCGCGCTCCGGCACCGAGCGCGCGCTGTAGTCGGTGCCCTTGGCGTGGATGTCGGGGCGGAGGGTGCGCACCAGGGCGCGCACGTCGGGCTCGGGGAAGATGACCACCGCGTCCACGCACTCCAGCGCGGCCAGGATCTCGGCGCGCTCGCGGGCGGGCATGGCGGGGCGGCCCGCGCCCTTCAGCCGGCGCACGCCGGCGTCGGCGTTGACGGCGACGATCACGCGCCCGCCCAGCGCCTTGGCGCCGCGCAGGTAGCGCACGTGCCCGACGTGGAAGACGTCGAAGCAGCCGTTGGTGAGGATGACGCGTTCGCCCGCCCGCCGCCAG
This window of the Terriglobales bacterium genome carries:
- a CDS encoding adenylyltransferase/cytidyltransferase family protein gives rise to the protein MSRAPRRPRRKVMSRRALRAQVARWRRAGERVILTNGCFDVFHVGHVRYLRGAKALGGRVIVAVNADAGVRRLKGAGRPAMPARERAEILAALECVDAVVIFPEPDVRALVRTLRPDIHAKGTDYSARSVPERDAVEACGGRVAIVGDRKRHSSTAMLHARRARR